The following proteins are co-located in the Cetobacterium sp. NK01 genome:
- a CDS encoding patatin-like phospholipase family protein: MKKLRILSIDGGGVKGIIPAIICEYLETEISKKVGQKIYLHEYFDLIVGTSTGGILGALYTSPNYHSAQEIVELYKNCGDKIFKKNIIRRVSSFGGILRPKYSTKALEELANSLFGEINLSDTVKPFMSTSYDLIRAKEIFFDSLNAKRKTLKNFKLKDVVIATSSAPVYFNAKRLISLNDDVYNCIDGGIFANNPALIAYAEARNIDFKKYLKEDKPSFPGSDDMILISIGTGKKEGYKNYEHLKTKGGAKWVVPIIDILFSAQSNTDDFVLRKIFDSSKNKWNYYRLNPRLYRGSLELDNKSNNNIENLSYDAYEFIKNNKDKLDDIVLQLILNH; encoded by the coding sequence ATGAAAAAACTTAGAATTTTATCTATTGACGGTGGTGGAGTAAAGGGAATTATCCCCGCAATTATTTGCGAATACTTAGAAACTGAAATATCGAAAAAGGTTGGGCAAAAAATATACCTTCATGAATATTTTGATTTAATAGTAGGAACGAGTACTGGCGGTATTCTTGGAGCCCTTTATACATCCCCAAATTATCATAGTGCTCAAGAAATTGTAGAGCTTTATAAAAATTGTGGAGATAAAATTTTTAAAAAAAATATAATTAGAAGGGTTTCATCTTTTGGTGGAATCCTTCGTCCCAAATACTCTACAAAAGCACTTGAAGAACTAGCTAACTCTCTTTTTGGAGAGATTAATTTAAGTGATACAGTAAAACCTTTTATGTCAACCTCTTATGATCTAATCAGAGCTAAAGAGATTTTTTTTGATAGCTTAAACGCTAAAAGAAAAACTTTAAAGAATTTTAAATTAAAAGATGTTGTTATAGCAACTTCATCAGCACCTGTATATTTCAATGCTAAAAGATTAATTTCATTAAATGATGATGTTTATAACTGTATTGATGGAGGGATTTTTGCAAACAATCCAGCTCTCATTGCATATGCTGAAGCTAGAAATATTGATTTTAAAAAGTATTTAAAAGAGGATAAACCGTCCTTTCCAGGATCAGATGATATGATTCTTATATCTATTGGAACTGGGAAAAAAGAAGGGTATAAAAATTATGAGCATCTTAAGACTAAAGGTGGAGCTAAATGGGTCGTTCCCATCATCGATATTCTTTTTTCTGCACAATCTAATACAGATGATTTTGTTTTAAGAAAAATTTTTGACTCTTCTAAAAATAAATGGAATTACTACAGATTAAATCCCAGATTATACAGAGGTTCTTTAGAACTAGATAATAAATCCAATAATAATATTGAAAATCTTTCTTACGATGCTTATGAATTTATAAAAAATAATAAAGATAAGTTAGACGATATTGTTTTACAACTTATTTTAAATCATTAA